A single region of the Brachypodium distachyon strain Bd21 chromosome 3, Brachypodium_distachyon_v3.0, whole genome shotgun sequence genome encodes:
- the LOC104584008 gene encoding calponin homology domain-containing protein DDB_G0272472-like — translation MASKEIPYPPEVVHIDIVLLTAFNEETLPDSLMSHVEGLIVAKTQAEEWEQNRSLCVAKRLEEEDRAEKKRVEKEKAEASLKEKEEKKAAELQMKKAEKEAEEKKTADLIALKKEKEIALKTQAELEKKKKKALLAKQMKQTAESMKADKAKSNARKKAAEKLPEVQGGNEEVDREKTEYETRDAAREIRREIGLKARNDPAAPSDTEESQDLPQTIAEVKITAKEFGLRIKIPAGRSTSTSSSVAVSQKKKAIDTLVPDTSNVKLTSLFVEQEQAASSPIVMSEHTAQQEEGDEVLGKNQEDITRPEEPPTSSSLPRTESVDASAEEGRTCDFEAEATRDLNVNDVETDEDAPVPTPEVRMKRAVEKKSVAPSDPSEPSDPSSSSDEEEEEEKKEEEKEPTQESDDLMEIDRLPEDLLKTAPKKKRSGIVNDREDRRLSRMLVRSQAMSEDNRELLSPKPMMPISSDREKVYFKALKNAELRLVRLNNGLKYKEERSAEDRRFWSFEQQN, via the exons ATGGCTTCTAAAGAAATTCCGTATCCTCCTGAAGTCGTTCACATTGATATAGTTCTTCTTACTGCATTCAATGAAGAAACGCTCCCTGATTCCCTCATGAGCCATGTTGAAGGTCTGATCGTTGCCAAGACTCAGGCTGAAGAATGGGAGCAGAACCGCAGTTTGTGTGTTGCCAAGAgattggaagaagaagatcgtgCAGAAAAGAAACGTgttgagaaggagaaggccgaAGCTTccttgaaagaaaaggaagagaagaaagctgCTGAACTGCAGATGAAGAAGGCTGAGAAGGAAGCAGAGGAGAAAAAAACGGCTGACCTCATCgccctgaagaaagaaaaggaaattgcCTTGAAGACTCAAGCTgagcttgagaagaagaaaaagaaggctCTGCTCGCTAAGCAGATGAAACAAACAGCCGAAAGCATGAAGGCTGATAAGGCTAAAAGTAATGCCAGGAAGAAAGCCGCCGAAAAATTGCCTGAAGTACAGGGCGGAAATGAAGAAGTCGATCGGGAGAAGACTGAATATGAGACGAGGGATGCAGCTCGTGAGATCCGTCGTGAAATTGGTCTCAAGGCCAGAAATGATCCAGCTGCCCCCTCTGACACTGAAGAAAGTCAGGATTTACCTCAGACT ATTGCTGAAGTGAAGATAACTGCCAAGGAGTTTGGTCTGAGGATCAAAATTCCTGCTGGAAGAAGTACCTCCACTTCATCATCTGTGGCAGTTtctcagaagaagaaagctattGACACCCTTGTGCCAGATACATCCAATGTCAAGCTTACTTCACTTTTTGTGGAACAGGAACAAGCTGCTTCATCTCCCATAGTTATGTCTGAGCACACTGCTCAgcaggaagaaggagatgaggtGCTGGGGAAAAACCAAGAAGACATCACCCGTCCTGAAGAACCCCCCACCAGCAGCTCGTTGCCTCGCACTGAATCAGTTGATGCCTCTGCTGAAGAAGGAAGGACTTGTGACTTCGAAGCTGAAGCCACTCGTGATTTGAATGTCAATGACGTAGAAACTGATGAAGATGCCCCAGTGCCCACGCCGGAAGTCCGTATGAAGAGAGCTGTTGAGAAGAAGAGTGTTGCACCGTCCGACCCATCCGAACCGTCCGACCCAAGTTCCTCGagtgatgaggaggaggaagaagagaagaaggaagaagagaaagaaccCACACAAGAGTCTGATGATCTGATGGAGATTGATCGTCTGCCGGAAGATCTGCTGAAGACTGCACCGAAAAAGAAACGATCCGGAATTGTTAATGATCGTGAAGACAGGAGACTCTCACGGATGCTCGTGAGATCTCAAGCTATGTCTGAAGACAACCGTGAGTTGTTGTCTCCCAAGCCCATGATGCCTATATCCTCTGACCGAGAGAAGGTTTACTTCAAAGCCCTGAAGAACGCTGAGCTTCGCCTCGTGAGGCTGAACAACGGGCTGAAGTACAAAGAGGAGAGATCAGCTGAAGACCGGAGGTTTTGGTCTTTTGAGCAGCAAAATTAA
- the LOC112268506 gene encoding LOW QUALITY PROTEIN: protein SENSITIVE TO PROTON RHIZOTOXICITY 2-like (The sequence of the model RefSeq protein was modified relative to this genomic sequence to represent the inferred CDS: deleted 1 base in 1 codon) → MMYAFQHLCGAAGAATTSAPMQLCRCRTAGCSDHQLQAMEDHEADMMQQQHSGFYDDDGTFGKPPAVAVAVAQQEAATDVVQQEAASPGSGTSTTATTIIELDAAELLAKYTDYCQVCGKGFKREANSRAHGDQYKSKAALASPLSMPSSSPASNSSKFSCPQEGCRRNMRHVRFTPLSSVICAKNHYKRSHCPKMYVCNRCGRKHFSVLSDLRTHEKHCGHSRWLCSCGTTFSRKDKLAGHVSTFAGHHSVAAAARDNVQYIDRSSSASSEQLLGNCTNNGGAGSSIT, encoded by the exons atgatGTACGCCTTCCAGCACCTCTGCggtgccgccggcgcggccacCACATCCGCACCAATGCAGCTCTGCAGGTGCAGGACAGCTGGCTGCAGCGACCATCAGCTGCAGGCAATGGAGGACCATGAAGCGGAcatgatgcagcagcagcacagtGGCTTCTACGACGATGACGGCACATTTGGCAAGccaccggcggtggcggtggcggtggcgcaACAAGAAGCGGCAACGGACGTGGTGCAACAAGAAGCGGCATCGCCGGGATCAGGCACGAGCACAACGGCTACGACGATCATCGAGCTGGACGCGGCGGAGCTGCTGGCCAAGTACACGGACTATTGCCAGGTGTGCGGCAAAGGGTTCAAGCGGGAAGCCAACTCGCGCGCCCACGGCGACCAGTACAAGTCCAAGGCGGCCCTTGCCAGCCCCCTCTCGATGccatcctcctcgccggcgagcAACAGCAGCAAGTTCTCGTGCCCGCAGGAGGGGTGCCGACGGAACATGCGGCATGTGCGGTTCACGCCGCTCAGTTCGGTGATCTGCGCCAAGAACCACTACAAGCGGAGCCACTGCCCAAAGATGTACGTCTGCAACCGCTGCGGCCGGAAGCACTTCTCCGTGCTTTCCGACCTCCGCACCCACGAGAAGCACTGCGGCCACAGCCGCTGGCTCTGCTCCTGCGGCACCACCTTCTCGCGGAAGGACAAGCTCGCAGGCCACGTCTCCACCTTCGCTGGCCACcactccgtcgccgccgccgccagagaT AACGTACAATATATTGATCGATCCTCGTCTGCGTCCTCCGAACAGCTGCTCGGAAACTGCACCAacaacggcggcgccggctcctccattacatga
- the LOC104583514 gene encoding uncharacterized protein LOC104583514 isoform X1: MRVKLKKTVGKKAPAVGPKKATARFARGRTQRLSSPTSSHSNAGVLLLLARSASGSRTGGADASTTAMEQEAHEDSIEQEGKEENNYEPWEEDMPMDEEYSDDIMSEGDPFGLFRH, encoded by the exons ATGCGGGTGAAGTTGAAGAAGACGGtggggaagaaggcgccgGCAGTGGGGCCGAAGAAGGCGACGGCAAGGTTCGCTCGAGGGCGAACCCAGCGATTGTCCTCGCCGACGAGCAGCCACAGCAACGCAGGggtcctgctcctcctcgctcggTCGGCATCCGGCTCAAGGACCGGCGGTGCTGATGCTTCAACGACGGCTATGGAACAAGAG GCACATGAGGATAGTATTGAGCAAGAGGGCAAGGAAGAGAACAACTATGAGCCGTGGGAAGAGGATATGCCAATGGATGAAGAATACTCTGATGATATCATGTCTGAGGGTGATCCATTTGGTCTTTTCCGGCACTGA
- the LOC100829104 gene encoding protein SRC2 homolog, which produces MGSRYEVEVTVGSARELKNVNWRDGGDLKPYAVLWLDSDSGAKCSTRVDLDNADRPVWDEKLTLPLSSSGRLDDAVLHIDVVHAAPAGSTPLLIGSARLPLRDVLREAGGIGGGRVSRSLRLHRPSGRPQGRLDVRVAVRQSARGYYDPSSYPPAPHGAGSRDPYAAAPGYGSGGYAGQPPTGYPAAYGAAQQPAVEEKGMGMGAGLAAGVLGGLALAVGASYLEDELEEGVAEKVEEDMARRAGYRDDDSDSD; this is translated from the coding sequence ATGGGTTCCCGGTACGAGGTGGAGGTGACGGTGGGCTCAGCCCGGGAGCTGAAGAACGTTAACtggcgcgacggcggcgacctcaaGCCCTACGCCGTCCTCTGGCTCGActccgactccggcgccaAGTGCTCCACCCGCGTCGACCTCGACAACGCCGACCGCCCCGTCTGGGACGAGAAGCTCACCCTcccgctctcctcctccggccgacTCGACGACGCCGTCCTCCACATCGACGTCGTCcacgccgcccccgccgggTCCACGCCGCTCCTCATCGGCTCCGcgcgcctcccgctccgcGACGTCCTTCGCGAGGCCGggggcatcggcggcggccgcgtgtCCCGctccctccgcctccaccgcccctCCGGACGTCCCCAGGGCCGCCTCGACGTCCGCGTCGCCGTCCGTCAGTCCGCCAGAGGATACTACGATCCCTCGTCTTACCCGCCGGCTCCCCACGGCGCCGGATCCCGCGACCCCtacgccgccgctcccggctATGGCTCCGGCGGGTACGCTGGGCAGCCGCCGACTGGGTACCCTGCCGCATACGGCGCCGCGCAGcagccggcggtggaggagaaggggatggggatgggggcggggctggcggcggggGTGCTGGGAGGGCTGGCGCTGGCGGTGGGCGCGAGCTACCTGGAGGACGAGCTCGAGGAGGGCGTCGCTGagaaggtggaggaggacatgGCCAGACGCGCCGGGTACCGGGACGACGACAGCGACAGCGACTAG
- the LOC100828801 gene encoding BAHD acyltransferase DCR, protein MAEAASGNGTTAAVTVTGSRTVAPSKRKPTTLATFDLPYITFYYNQKLLLYRLPSAVDFHDAAARMAASLADALALFHPLAGRILLQDVDKDGGGVLVVDGEEGAEVFEAAAEGVSLAELAGEDCAEELMQRLVPYTGVMNLEGLRRPLLAVQLTKLRDGMAVGCAFNHAVLDGTATWHFMTSWAELCRGLTSPTTLPVHDRSAARSTKVRLTLPPSAAAHEATDPNGPKPPLVARVFSFPASTVARIKAQANSSLLPGTTKPFSTFQSLGGHVWRAVSKARLLGPSDITVFAVFADCRARLSPPVPASYFGNLIQAVFTGIPAGMLLGSPPQLAAGMLQKAIDEHDAAAVTRRLEEYEAAPKLFHYSDAGPNCVAVGSSPRFKVYGVDFGFGRPERVRSGGNNKFDGMVYLYPGRGEEEGGIDVELALQPEPMKRLLEDPEFLNFAADA, encoded by the coding sequence ATGGCGGAGGCAGCATCCGGCAATGGcaccacggcggcggtgacggtGACGGGGAGTCGGACGGTGGCTCCATCAAAGCGCAAACCGACGACGCTGGCCACATTCGACCTCCCTTACATCACCTTCTACTACAACCAGAAGCTTCTCCTCTACCGCCTCCCCTCCGCCGTCGACTtccacgacgccgccgcgcgcaTGGCCGCCTCCCTCGCTGACGCGCTCGCCCTCTTCCACCCTCTCGCCGGCCGCATCCTTCTGCAGGACGTTGacaaggacggcggcggcgtgctggTCGTGGACGGGGAAGAAGGCGCGGAGGTCTTTGAGGCGGCCGCCGAGGGTGTGTCGTTGGCCGAGCTCGCCGGGGAAGACTGCGCCGAGGAGCTGATGCAGCGGCTCGTCCCCTACACCGGCGTCATGAACCTCGagggcctccgccgcccgctgctCGCCGTCCAGCTCACCAAGCTCCGCGACGGCATGGCCGTCGGCTGCGCCTTCAACCACGCCGTGCTCGACGGGACCGCCACGTGGCACTTCATGACCTCCTGGGCCGAGCTCTGCCGCGGGCTGACCTCCCCAACCACCCTCCCGGTCCACGACCGCTCCGCGGCCCGCTCCACCAAGGTCCGCCTCAcgctccctccctccgccgcggcccacGAGGCCACCGACCCCAACGGGCCGAAGCCGCCCCTCGTGGCCCGCGTCTTCTCCTTCCCGGCCTCCACCGTGGCCCGAATCAAGGCCCAGGCAaactcctccctcctccccggcaCCACCAAGCCCTTCTCCACGTTCCAGTCGCTGGGGGGGCACGTCTGGCGGGCCGTGTCCAAGGCCCGCTTGCTCGGCCCATCCGACATCACAGTCTTCGCCGTCTTCGCCGATTGCCGCGCCAGGCTCTCCCCGCCCGTCCCGGCGTCCTACTTCGGGAACCTCATCCAGGCCGTCTTCACCGGAATCCCCGCCGGGATGCTCCTGGGTTCCCCGCCGCAGCTGGCCGCCGGGATGCTGCAGAAGGCGATCGACGAgcacgacgccgccgcggtgACCCGGCGGCTCGAGGAGTACGAGGCGGCGCCCAAGCTGTTCCACTACAGCGACGCCGGGCCCAACTGCGTCGCCGTGGGGAGCTCGCCGCGGTTCAAGGTGTACGGCGTGGACTTCGGGTTCGGGAGGCCCGAGCGGGTCCGTAGCGGCGGGAACAACAAGTTCGACGGGATGGTGTACCTGTATCCCGGacgcggggaagaagaaggcggcatTGATGTCGAGCTCGCGCTGCAGCCGGAGCCCATGAAGAGGCTCCTGGAGGATCCCGAGTTCCTCAACTTCGCCGCCGATGCCTGA
- the LOC104583514 gene encoding uncharacterized protein LOC104583514 isoform X2, protein MLQRRLWNKRHMRIVLSKRARKRTTMSRGKRICQWMKNTLMISCLRVIHLVFSGTDEVEHIVWIVRFVVAKSARATTTLDKEAPTKSKSTF, encoded by the exons ATGCTTCAACGACGGCTATGGAACAAGAG GCACATGAGGATAGTATTGAGCAAGAGGGCAAGGAAGAGAACAACTATGAGCCGTGGGAAGAGGATATGCCAATGGATGAAGAATACTCTGATGATATCATGTCTGAGGGTGATCCATTTGGTCTTTTCCGGCACTGATGAAGTAGAacat attgtatGGATTGTGAGgtttgttgttgcgaagagtgcgagagctaccacaaccttggacaag gaagctccgacgaagaGCAAGAGTACGTTCTGA
- the LOC100828501 gene encoding protein SENSITIVE TO PROTON RHIZOTOXICITY 2 encodes MFSAGDDSGASPYFQQLFDHGDLGGADGIGAFAGGGDAQCQALLYNLSVLREKVRLLHPLVGLAVHGRGGVAVAADAGAVVQEIVAAASSMMYAFQHLCAVSDAAMQAQDSVAAAAGRAASNNAAGMAAAAAGCSDQQLQALEEDHEAATMQQWAHGGFYDDDGTSGSKPSAATAQQEAPAPAPGTKTRIIELDAAELLAKYTHYCKVCGKGFKRDANLRMHMRAHGDQYKSKAALSAVVSSSGASSSPAAMAASKYSCPQEGCRWNVRHARFTPLKSVICAKNHYRRSHCPKMYACSRCGRKQFSVLSDLRTHEKHCGDRRWLCSCGTTFSRKDKLAGHVSLFAGHHPVVVGEGARQCKIDRSSLANSDQLLGNCTTSAGDGFSIT; translated from the coding sequence ATGTTCTCGGCGGGGGATGATTCCGGAGCAAGCCCATACTTCCAGCAGCTGTTCGACCATGGCGacctcggcggcgccgacggcatTGGCGcgttcgccggcggcggcgacgcgcagTGCCAGGCGCTGCTTTACAACCTGTCGGTGCTGAGGGAGAAGGTGCGGTTGCTGCACCCGCTCGTGGGCCTCGCCGtccacggccgcggcggcgtggccgtggcagccgacgccggcgccgtcgtccaggagatcgtcgccgccgcgtcctccaTGATGTACGCCTTCCAGCACCTCTGCGCCGTCAGCGACGCAGCTATGCAGGCACAGGACAGcgtcgcggccgccgctggccgTGCTGCCAGCAACAACGCCGCCGgcatggcagcagcagcagccggctgCAGCGACCAGCAGCTGCAGGCACTGGAGGAGGACCACGAAGCAGCTACCATGCAGCAGTGGGCCCACGGCGGCTtctacgacgacgacggcaccAGCGGCAGCAAGCCGTCGGCGGCGACAGCGCAACAAgaagcgccggcgccggcgccggggacgaaGACGAGGATCATCGAGCTGGACGCGGCAGAGCTGCTGGCCAAGTACACGCACTACTGCAAGGTGTGCGGCAAAGGGTTCAAGCGCGACGCCAACCTGCGCATGCACATGCGCGCCCACGGCGACCAGTACAAGTCCAAGGCAGCCCTCAGTGCCGTCGTCTCCAGCTCCggcgcttcctcctcgccggcggccatggcggcgagcaagtactcgtgcCCGCAGGAGGGGTGCCGGTGGAACGTGCGGCACGCGCGGTTCACGCCACTCAAGTCGGTCATCTGCGCCAAGAACCACTACAGGCGGAGCCACTGCCCCAAGATGTACGCCTGCAGCCGCTGTGGCCGGAAGCAATTCTCCGTGCTCTCCGACCTCCGCACCCACGAGAAGCACTGCGGCGACCGCCGGTGGCTCTGCTCCTGCGGCACCACCTTCTCGCGCAAGGACAAGCTCGCAGGCCACGTCTCCCTCTTCGCCGGACACCACCCTGTCGTCGTCGGAGAAGGCGCCAGGCAATGtaagatcgatcgatcgtcgTTGGCGAACTCCGACCAGCTGCTCGGGAACTGCACCACCAGCGCCGGCGACGGCTTCTCCATTACATGA